A region of Salinibacter sp. 10B DNA encodes the following proteins:
- a CDS encoding zinc-dependent metalloprotease, protein MALDTSQIGEEYIYFTHTVDGVLEAGTFRGAYRDNAVFKVRRHYDKIEFVEVNTNFHFNDESALARASDANISPSVLHVEKIVATDSTTGRILIEADDLFLTESLTQVKPSPSPNDSPTSFSLGNQSKEKSKVQAVHNYPKNTDVVVDYVFENPRPVNSGSDAVTDARNVTITLRHSLIEVPENDFEPRFSDPRVGYFTQQKDDLTSTSATPYHDLINRWHLKKKNPDAELSEPVEPITWWIENTTPERIRPIIREAVLQWNEAFREAGFENAIQVKVQPDTASWDAGDIRYNVLRWTSSPNPPFGGYGPSFVNPHTGQILGADVMLEYVFLTNRVSYNKLFEAAGLPLQSADHGFQNLPKHACTLPSFLHMNTMFGRTVLEPTAGADADNAQNGPSDLDGEITPLMEESIYYLALHEVGHTLGLQHNMKSSQLHSADEVHDASVTREEGLTGSVMDYPAINVAPPGTDQGQYYTTTPGPYDVWAIKYGYTPGIGEAELNDILSRSTEPELAFGNDADDMRAPGKAIDPEVMIGDMSNEALDYAEGRMQLVADLMDDLLQKYEDPGQSYEELRDAFLVATGQHAQMAAVASRYVGGVYVDRAFVGQEGATEPYRPVSLDRQKRALDLLGEHLFAPDAFAMIPDELYRHLQPQRRGFNFFGESEDPKIHARVLGIQERVLAHLLHPNVLERMTDTRLYGNEYTLAAYMEDLTNDVFAADADGNVNTFRQNLQVAYVEALATVVGDAGDEQYDHLAQSAALQSLQQIENMIDGKSGVNAETQAHTDHVLHLIETATSTE, encoded by the coding sequence ATGGCGCTCGACACGAGCCAGATCGGTGAGGAGTACATCTACTTTACGCACACGGTCGACGGCGTGCTGGAGGCTGGCACGTTCCGGGGCGCCTACCGCGACAACGCCGTCTTCAAGGTGCGGCGGCACTACGACAAGATCGAGTTCGTGGAGGTGAACACCAACTTCCACTTCAACGACGAAAGCGCTCTCGCCCGCGCTTCGGACGCCAACATCAGCCCCTCGGTCCTGCACGTCGAGAAGATCGTCGCGACGGACTCTACGACGGGACGGATCCTGATTGAGGCCGACGATCTGTTCCTGACCGAGTCGCTCACGCAGGTGAAGCCCTCGCCCTCCCCCAACGATTCGCCGACCTCCTTCAGCCTCGGCAACCAGAGCAAGGAGAAGTCGAAGGTGCAGGCGGTTCACAACTATCCGAAGAATACGGACGTGGTGGTCGACTACGTCTTCGAAAACCCGCGCCCGGTCAACTCCGGCTCCGACGCCGTCACCGATGCCCGCAACGTGACGATCACGCTGCGGCACAGCCTCATCGAGGTGCCGGAGAATGACTTCGAGCCCCGGTTTTCCGATCCGCGCGTGGGCTACTTTACCCAGCAGAAGGATGATCTGACCTCTACCAGTGCGACACCCTACCACGACCTCATCAACCGCTGGCACCTGAAAAAGAAGAACCCGGACGCCGAACTCTCCGAGCCAGTGGAGCCGATCACGTGGTGGATCGAGAACACGACCCCCGAGCGCATTCGGCCCATCATTCGCGAGGCGGTGCTGCAATGGAATGAGGCCTTCCGGGAGGCTGGTTTCGAGAACGCCATTCAGGTGAAGGTGCAGCCGGACACCGCCTCCTGGGACGCAGGGGACATCCGCTACAACGTACTGCGCTGGACCTCCTCTCCCAATCCCCCCTTCGGCGGCTACGGCCCCAGCTTCGTCAACCCCCACACCGGCCAGATTCTGGGGGCGGACGTGATGCTCGAATACGTCTTTCTCACCAACCGCGTCTCCTACAACAAGCTGTTTGAGGCGGCTGGGCTCCCGCTGCAGTCGGCCGATCACGGGTTCCAAAATCTGCCGAAGCACGCCTGCACGCTGCCCTCCTTCCTCCACATGAATACAATGTTCGGCCGCACGGTGCTGGAGCCGACCGCCGGAGCCGACGCCGACAACGCGCAGAACGGCCCGTCAGACCTTGACGGTGAGATCACTCCCCTGATGGAGGAGTCGATCTACTACCTGGCGCTCCACGAGGTCGGGCACACGCTGGGCCTTCAGCACAACATGAAGTCCTCCCAGCTGCACTCCGCCGACGAGGTACACGACGCGTCCGTAACCCGCGAGGAGGGACTCACGGGTTCGGTTATGGACTATCCCGCCATCAACGTGGCACCTCCGGGCACGGACCAGGGGCAGTACTACACCACCACGCCGGGCCCCTACGACGTGTGGGCCATCAAGTACGGCTATACGCCCGGCATTGGCGAGGCGGAACTGAATGACATTCTTTCGCGCTCGACCGAGCCCGAGCTGGCTTTCGGCAATGACGCCGACGACATGCGGGCCCCCGGGAAGGCCATCGATCCGGAGGTCATGATCGGCGACATGTCGAACGAGGCACTCGACTACGCGGAGGGTCGCATGCAGCTCGTGGCCGATCTCATGGACGACCTGCTCCAGAAGTATGAGGACCCGGGACAGTCGTACGAAGAGCTGCGCGACGCCTTTCTCGTCGCCACCGGCCAGCACGCCCAGATGGCGGCGGTGGCCTCCCGCTACGTGGGCGGCGTCTACGTCGACCGCGCGTTCGTCGGGCAGGAGGGCGCTACGGAGCCGTACCGGCCCGTCTCCCTCGACCGGCAGAAGCGGGCGCTCGACCTTCTGGGCGAGCACCTCTTCGCGCCGGACGCCTTTGCGATGATTCCGGATGAGCTCTACCGGCACCTGCAGCCGCAGCGACGGGGCTTCAACTTCTTCGGCGAGTCGGAGGACCCGAAGATCCACGCCCGCGTGCTCGGCATTCAGGAACGCGTACTGGCCCACCTCCTGCACCCGAACGTGCTGGAGCGAATGACCGACACGCGACTCTACGGCAACGAGTACACGCTGGCCGCTTACATGGAGGATCTGACCAATGACGTCTTCGCGGCCGATGCCGACGGCAACGTGAACACGTTTCGCCAGAACCTCCAGGTCGCGTACGTCGAGGCGCTGGCCACGGTCGTGGGCGACGCGGGTGACGAACAGTACGACCACCTCGCACAGTCCGCTGCCCTGCAAAGCCTCCAGCAGATTGAGAACATGATCGACGGAAAGAGCGGCGTGAACGCCGAGACGCAGGCACACACTGATCACGTGCTCCACCTCATTGAAACGGCTACCAGCACCGAGTAA
- a CDS encoding Uma2 family endonuclease: MGTAGILGEDDRGELLDGRLIGMPPIGPPPGPTVNDLEKLFARRLYKPEGTLARIHVQNPIQLDDYSAPEPDVVLYDPEMPRNRRLLVR; the protein is encoded by the coding sequence TTGGGAACTGCGGGCATTCTCGGCGAAGACGACCGGGGCGAACTTCTCGACGGTCGCCTGATCGGTATGCCTCCAATTGGCCCTCCGCCCGGCCCCACCGTCAATGACCTGGAAAAGCTCTTCGCGCGTCGGCTCTACAAACCAGAAGGGACGCTGGCCCGCATCCACGTGCAGAATCCGATTCAACTGGACGACTACAGTGCGCCGGAGCCGGATGTCGTTCTCTATGATCCGGAGATGCCTCGGAATCGGCGACTACTGGTTCGTTGA
- a CDS encoding M14 family zinc carboxypeptidase, with amino-acid sequence MHRLLLSVASLALLLVLPAPAQPSDQLQPPATYLGYELGQQFTPHHRVVDYVRHVAARSPAVTVQQYGTSVEGRPLLLATITTPDNHDRLGTLRRSNRQRAGLAEGTPQADAAVVWLSYNVHGDESVSSEAALKTLHALADTANTRTQEWLKNTVVLLDPALNPDGRTRYVQWFRETVGATANPDPDAREHHTPWAPGRSNHYYFDLNRDWAWAVQKETQQRLGAYHRWMPNVHVDYHEMGADDPYYFAPGTTPYHENLTDWQREFQFTVGRNNASYFDRNGWLYFTQEVFDLLYPGYGDTWPLFNGAIGMTYEQGGGGRAGRAIVTSEGDTLTLAERIQHHHTSALSTVEVTAEHHERVVQEFADYYESAQDNPPGAYQTYVVHREAQGDRLSALATHLDRQRIRYGYATERETAEGRDYQSGTTENVQIQSGDLIVQAAQPKSRLVKVLFEPTTTIPDSLTYDITAWGLPYAYGVEAHALPNRVEVDTASTPPTQPSLTGNTNQPYAYVTPWRSRADARFAGALLQHDVHLRFATKSFTINDRSYAPGTLVITRSGNTNRLDNFDARVQRIAQNHGQPLHALQTGFTDQGPDLGSGTVGFIDGPNVAVLSGPPLSSSSVGEVWHFFDQQIEYPATLLPADDFKASMLDGVDVLVLPDGRYGAWLTDGRGQMLTQWVREGGRLLAFGNANEALADQSGYHLTHKEETSESDTTTTGGDLQQYGTQSQVALSRSTPGSIHRVQLDTSHPLGFGLSSPYFTLKRNSDAFAYLDDGWTVGALQESAPVSGFMGHEAEQRIENTTIFGTQRLGDGHVVYFVDNPLFRGFWYGGHVLFSNAVFFVGNG; translated from the coding sequence GTGCATCGCCTCCTGCTGAGTGTCGCTAGTCTCGCGCTCCTGCTCGTGCTGCCCGCCCCGGCCCAACCGTCGGACCAGCTACAACCACCGGCCACGTACCTGGGCTACGAACTCGGACAGCAGTTCACGCCGCACCACCGCGTCGTGGACTACGTACGGCACGTCGCGGCTCGCTCTCCCGCCGTCACTGTGCAGCAGTACGGGACGAGCGTCGAAGGGCGCCCCCTACTCCTGGCCACGATTACGACGCCCGACAACCACGACCGGCTCGGCACCCTGCGCCGTTCGAACCGACAACGGGCCGGCCTGGCGGAGGGCACCCCGCAGGCCGACGCGGCGGTCGTGTGGCTCAGCTACAACGTCCATGGCGACGAGTCCGTCTCCAGCGAGGCAGCCCTCAAAACGCTCCATGCCTTGGCCGATACCGCCAACACCCGCACGCAGGAGTGGCTGAAAAATACGGTCGTCCTCCTCGACCCGGCCCTCAACCCCGACGGTCGTACCCGCTACGTGCAGTGGTTTCGCGAAACGGTGGGCGCGACAGCCAATCCCGACCCGGACGCCCGCGAGCACCACACGCCGTGGGCCCCGGGCCGATCCAACCACTACTACTTCGATCTAAATCGCGACTGGGCGTGGGCGGTACAGAAAGAGACGCAGCAGCGCCTGGGCGCGTACCACCGCTGGATGCCGAACGTGCACGTCGACTACCACGAGATGGGCGCCGACGACCCGTACTACTTTGCCCCCGGCACAACGCCCTACCACGAGAACCTAACGGACTGGCAGCGCGAGTTTCAGTTTACAGTGGGGCGCAACAATGCCTCCTACTTCGACCGAAACGGCTGGCTCTACTTCACACAGGAGGTGTTCGACCTCCTCTACCCCGGCTACGGCGACACGTGGCCGCTCTTCAACGGGGCCATCGGCATGACGTACGAGCAGGGCGGCGGGGGCCGTGCCGGACGAGCCATTGTCACGAGTGAGGGCGATACACTGACGCTGGCCGAGCGCATTCAACACCATCACACGAGTGCTCTCTCGACGGTGGAGGTGACGGCCGAGCACCATGAACGGGTGGTTCAAGAATTTGCCGACTACTACGAATCGGCTCAGGACAATCCACCGGGCGCGTACCAAACGTACGTCGTACACCGCGAAGCACAAGGCGACCGCCTGTCGGCCCTCGCCACGCACCTCGACCGGCAGCGCATCCGGTACGGCTACGCAACGGAGAGGGAAACGGCAGAAGGACGCGACTATCAGAGCGGCACAACAGAGAACGTCCAGATTCAGTCGGGCGACCTCATCGTGCAGGCCGCCCAGCCCAAAAGTCGGCTCGTCAAGGTCCTTTTTGAGCCCACCACGACGATCCCCGACTCGCTCACGTACGACATCACGGCCTGGGGGCTGCCCTACGCCTACGGAGTGGAGGCCCACGCCCTCCCCAACCGCGTGGAAGTGGACACTGCGTCAACGCCGCCCACCCAGCCGTCGCTGACCGGCAACACGAACCAGCCGTACGCCTACGTGACCCCGTGGCGCAGCCGGGCCGACGCGCGCTTTGCCGGAGCCTTGCTCCAGCATGACGTTCATCTCCGGTTTGCGACGAAATCGTTCACCATCAACGACCGTTCCTACGCCCCCGGCACACTGGTCATCACCCGCAGCGGCAACACCAACCGGCTCGACAATTTCGACGCCCGCGTTCAGCGGATTGCGCAGAATCACGGACAACCCCTCCACGCCCTCCAGACGGGCTTTACCGACCAGGGCCCCGACCTCGGCTCTGGAACGGTTGGGTTTATCGACGGGCCGAACGTGGCGGTCCTCTCCGGGCCGCCCCTATCCAGCAGCAGTGTGGGCGAGGTGTGGCATTTCTTCGATCAACAGATTGAGTACCCGGCCACGCTACTGCCGGCAGATGATTTCAAGGCCTCGATGCTTGACGGCGTGGACGTGCTCGTGCTTCCGGATGGGCGCTATGGCGCGTGGCTTACCGACGGACGGGGACAAATGCTTACCCAGTGGGTCCGCGAGGGAGGGCGTCTCCTTGCTTTCGGAAACGCAAACGAGGCGCTGGCAGATCAGTCCGGATATCACCTTACGCACAAAGAGGAGACAAGCGAATCCGACACGACCACGACGGGAGGCGACCTTCAGCAGTACGGGACCCAGTCGCAGGTCGCCCTGTCTCGCTCCACTCCCGGCAGTATTCATCGCGTGCAACTCGACACGTCTCACCCGCTGGGCTTCGGGCTATCGTCTCCGTACTTCACACTCAAGCGGAATAGCGACGCCTTTGCGTACCTGGATGACGGATGGACGGTGGGTGCGCTCCAAGAGAGTGCCCCAGTGAGCGGCTTTATGGGGCACGAGGCGGAGCAACGAATCGAAAACACCACCATCTTCGGCACGCAGCGACTGGGCGACGGGCACGTGGTCTACTTCGTCGACAATCCGCTCTTTCGAGGCTTCTGGTACGGCGGACACGTGCTCTTTAGCAATGCGGTGTTTTTCGTAGGAAATGGGTGA